ACGCGGACGGCCTGACCGTCTACGCCGCCGACCCCGAGCGCTCCGCCCGGGTCGCGGGCATCGCGGTCAAGCACGCCCGGCTGCGCCATGTCCCGGCCGCCGAGCGGCGGTTGGCGCTGGTGCTGTCCGCGTACCCGACCAAGCACGCCCGGGTCGGCAACGCGGTCGGCCTGGACACCCCCGCGAGCGCGATGCGCCTGCTGGCCCGGCTGCGGGCCGAGGGCATGGACATCGGCACCGCCGTCCCCGGCCTGGACCTCGACACCGAGGACGGCCACGAGGGCGACGCGCTGATCCACGCCCTGATCGCGGCCGGCGGCTACGACCAGGACTGGCTGACGGAGGACCAGCTCGCCCGCAACCCGGTCCGGATCCCGGCCGCCGACTACCGCCGCTGGTACGCCGACCTCCCCGAGGGCCTCCGCAGCAAGGTCGAGGAGCACTGGGGCCCGGCCCCCGGCGAGCTGTACGTGGACCGCTCGCAGAACCCGGACGGCGACATCGTGCTGGCCGGTATCCGCTCCGGCAACCTGCTCGTCCTGATCCAGCCGCCGCGCGGCTTCGGCGAGAACCCGGTCGCGATCTACCACGACCCGGACCTCCCGCCGAGCCACCACTACCTGGCCGCCTACCGCTGGATCGAGGCCGCGCAGGCCGACGGCGGCTTCGGCGCCCACGCCGTGGTCCACCTCGGCAAGCACGGCAACCTGGAGTGGCTGCCCGGCAAGACCGCCGCGCTGTCCGCCGAGTGCGGCCCGGACGCGGTCCTCGGTGACCTCCCGCTGGTCTACCCGTTCCTGGTGAACGACCCGGGCGAGGGCACCCAGGCCAAGCGCCGCGCGCACGCCACCCTGGTCGACCACCTGGTGCCGCCGATGGCCCGGGCCGACAGCTACGGCGACATCGCCCGGCTCGAGCAGCTGCTCGACGAGCACTCCAACATCGCCGCGATGGACCCGGCCAAGCTGCCCGCGATCCGGGCGCAGATCTGGACCCTGATCCAGGCCGCCAAGCTGGACCACGACCTCGGTCTGGAGGAGCGCCCCGAGGACGACGGCTTCGACGACTTCCTGCTGCACGTCGACGGCTGGCTGTGCGAGATCAAGGACGCCCAGATCCGGGACGGCCTGCACGTGCTCGGCCAGGCCCCGGCCGGGGTGGACCGGGTCAACATCGTGCTGGCCATCCTGCGGGCCCGGCAGATCTGGGGCGGCGTCAGCGCGCTGCCCGGCCTGCGCGAGGCGCTCGGCCTGGACGAGGCCGCGCTCACCCTGGGCGCCACCGACGCGGCCGAGGCGCAGGCCCGGGCGCTGGTCGAGGCGATGGAGGCCGAGGACTGGGCCCCGTCCGCCGTCGAGAAGGTCGCGGCCGGGCACCCGGACGCGGTCCGCGAGGTGCTCGACTTCGCCGCCCGCGAGGTGGTCCCCCGGCTCTCCGCCACCACCGACGAGCTGGACGCCGTGCTGCACGCGCTGGGCGGCGGCTTCGTCCCGGCCGGTCCGTCGGGTTCGCCGCTGCGCGGTCTGGTGAACGTGCTGCCGACCGGCCGCAACTTCTACTCGGTCGACCCCAAGGCCGTCCCCTCCAAGCTCGCCTGGGAGACCGGTCAGGCCCTCGCGCAGTCCCTCGTGGACCGCTACCAGGCCGACAACGACGGCCAGTTCCCGCCCTCGGTCGGTCTCTCGCTCTGGGGCACCAGCGCGATGCGGACCGCCGGTGACGACATCGCCGAGGCCTTCGCCCTGCTCGGCGTCCGCCCGGTCTGGGACGACGCCTCCCGCCGGGTCACCGGCCTGGAGGCCATCCCGCTCGCCGAGCTGGGCCGCCCCCGGATCGACGTCACCCTCCGGATCTCCGGCTTCTTCCGGGACGCCTTCCCGCACGTGGTCGCGCTGCTCGACGACGCCGTCCGGCTGGCGGCCCGTCAGGAGGAGACCGAGTCGGACAACTTCGTCCGCGCCCACGTCCAGGCCGACCTGGCCGAGCACGGCGACGAGCGCCGGGCCACCACCCGGATCTTCGGCTCCCGCCCGGGCACCTACGGCGCGGGCCTGCTCCAGCTGATCGACAGCCGGGACTGGCGCACCGACGCCGACCTGGCCGAGGTCTACACGGTCTGGGGCGGCTACGCCTACGGCCGCGAGCTGAACGGCCGCCCGGCCCGGGAGGAGATGGAGACCGCGTACAAGCGGATCACCGTCGCCGCCAAGAACACCGACACCCGCGAGCACGACATCGCCGACTCGGACGACTACTTCCAGTACCACGGCGGCATGGTGGCCACCGTCCGCGCTCTCACCGGCAAGGCCCCGACCGCCTACATCGGCGACTCGACCCGCCCCGAGACGGTCCGCACCCGCACCCTCACCGAGGAGGCGGCCCGGGTCTTCCGCGCCCGGGTGGTCAACCCGCGCTGGATGGAGGCGATGCGCCGCCACGGCTACAAGGGCGCCTTCGAGATGGCCGCCACCGTCGACTACCTGTTCGGCTACGACGCCACCACCGGCGTGGTCGCCGACTGGATGTACGAGAAGCTCACCCAGGAGTACGTGCTCGACCCGACCAACCGCGAGTTCCTCAGCGGCGCCAACCCCTGGGCCCTGCACGGCATCAGCGAGCGCCTGCTCGAAGCCGCCGACCGCGGCCTCTGGGCCGAGCCCGACCCGGCCCTGATCGACGCCCTCCGCACCGCCTTCCTGGAGACCGAGGGCGACCTCGAAGGCGACAGCTGACCCACACCGCACGACCCGACGCCCGTCCCGCACCCCTGCGGGGCGGGCGTCCGTCGTATTTCCCTCGGCAATCCCCCCACCCCGGACAATGGGGAAACGGAATTCCGTTCCCCCACCCGGGAACTGACAGGGTTTCATACGAAGGATCAACAGGTGCACGTCAGCCGGTGCCACGATCGCCGAGCCGCCGGACCCCGGTGGCCCGGCCCGGCCTCCCGGCCCGCCGGTCTCCAGCGAAAACGGGGAACGTCATGCGCCTGCGTCGCACCGTCCTGACCGTCTTTTCCGCCCTGGCACTGCTGACCGCCGCCACGGGCACCGTCCCATCGGCAGCGGCGGCTCCCACCACCACTGTGACCGCGTCCACCGCCGCATCGGCCGAGACCGGTGGCGGGTACACCGCGACCAGGGTCCGCCTGCTGAGCGACGTCGAGGTGGAACCGGGTGCCGCGCTCTCGGTGCAGGTCTCCGGCGCCTCCGGACTGCCCGCCGGCCTCTCCACGGTGACGGTGAACGTGGCGGCCAAGGGCGGCGCCGACCTCGGCCGGGTGGTGGTCCACCCCTCCGGTGAGGTCGAGCCGGACACCGGTGCCGTCAGCTACGACAAGACGCACTACGCCGCCACCGCGCTGATCACCAAGGTCGGCACGGACGGGAAGATCAAGCTGATCAACCAGGGCACCGGCAAGGCCCGGATCTTCCTGGACGTGCACGGCTACACCCTCCAGCAGGGCGCGGGCCAGGGCCTGTCGTACGTCCCGCTGGCCCCGCAGCGGATCCTCACCCCGACCACCGTCGGCGCGGGCGGCAACCTCGAACTCAAGCCGCTCGGCCTCGGCGGTGTGCCCGCCACCGGCGTGCAGGCCGTGGCCCTCACGCTCACCGTGAAGAGCGCCGGCACCGGCACCATCCGGG
This genomic interval from Kitasatospora gansuensis contains the following:
- the cobN gene encoding cobaltochelatase subunit CobN, whose translation is MILLLSTSDTDLLSARAAAGPVPYRLGNPARLGVEDLPELLDGTDLVVVRLLGGRRAWQEGLDALLAGPRPVIVLTGEQAPDAQLMELSTVPAGLAAEAHAYLAHGGPANLAELGAFLSDTVLLTGHGFEPPASAPAWGPLERQAAENDGPLVTVLYYRAHHMSGNTAFVETLCRAIEDQGARARAFYCASLRGAEPELLAELGQADALVTTVLAAGGTRPADAQAGGDEEAWDAGALAALDRPILQALCLTWSRAQWEASDDGLSPLDTATQIAVPEFDGRLITVPFSFKELDADGLTVYAADPERSARVAGIAVKHARLRHVPAAERRLALVLSAYPTKHARVGNAVGLDTPASAMRLLARLRAEGMDIGTAVPGLDLDTEDGHEGDALIHALIAAGGYDQDWLTEDQLARNPVRIPAADYRRWYADLPEGLRSKVEEHWGPAPGELYVDRSQNPDGDIVLAGIRSGNLLVLIQPPRGFGENPVAIYHDPDLPPSHHYLAAYRWIEAAQADGGFGAHAVVHLGKHGNLEWLPGKTAALSAECGPDAVLGDLPLVYPFLVNDPGEGTQAKRRAHATLVDHLVPPMARADSYGDIARLEQLLDEHSNIAAMDPAKLPAIRAQIWTLIQAAKLDHDLGLEERPEDDGFDDFLLHVDGWLCEIKDAQIRDGLHVLGQAPAGVDRVNIVLAILRARQIWGGVSALPGLREALGLDEAALTLGATDAAEAQARALVEAMEAEDWAPSAVEKVAAGHPDAVREVLDFAAREVVPRLSATTDELDAVLHALGGGFVPAGPSGSPLRGLVNVLPTGRNFYSVDPKAVPSKLAWETGQALAQSLVDRYQADNDGQFPPSVGLSLWGTSAMRTAGDDIAEAFALLGVRPVWDDASRRVTGLEAIPLAELGRPRIDVTLRISGFFRDAFPHVVALLDDAVRLAARQEETESDNFVRAHVQADLAEHGDERRATTRIFGSRPGTYGAGLLQLIDSRDWRTDADLAEVYTVWGGYAYGRELNGRPAREEMETAYKRITVAAKNTDTREHDIADSDDYFQYHGGMVATVRALTGKAPTAYIGDSTRPETVRTRTLTEEAARVFRARVVNPRWMEAMRRHGYKGAFEMAATVDYLFGYDATTGVVADWMYEKLTQEYVLDPTNREFLSGANPWALHGISERLLEAADRGLWAEPDPALIDALRTAFLETEGDLEGDS